In Podarcis muralis chromosome 14, rPodMur119.hap1.1, whole genome shotgun sequence, one genomic interval encodes:
- the LOC114584444 gene encoding hexosaminidase D-like isoform X1 yields the protein MALHRTQKLNLLRLLVLLTVVLAAIKYFFRDSFSLNQYKGSSQESSFWGKAGDLKHSAESQGQSLGIPDVKVVAAAAPARQDAKKKALQDFSLMQLRLVHLDLKGAAPKVSYLEQIFPLFSKLGANGILIEYEDMFPFKGDLEILKSPYAYSEEDIEKIQELAALNKLELIPLVQTFGHVEFILKHDKYRHLREVERFPNSFNPHVQETITVVKSVLTQVLSKHPQANWVHIGADEVFHLGEGMDSKNWMSRNAGNMGKMYLNHIRDVVSFITGQWGLHTLLWDDMLRKVDMAAIQDSGIAKHASPVLWFYAPDFDTQQIGKYIAKYAECGFKTIWFASAFKGTTGPAQAWTPLNNHLQNHLRWLKVIQSMSKTPSIRFQGIVLTGWQRYDHYSALCELLPVGIPSLAVCLQTLVNGGFTEATKKKVLSMLGFENMQLEKSICDGNGAFPGSDIYRMVEQVTGQLRDSVIKVLEEESSVKGWFSPYHRKHQFGNPRNLESFGSKVLKVHEDWESFVQSFRSRMESIYFPDTVEEWMEENVNPYLDRLREFVRDFREVIRLNARPKTQ from the exons ATGGCGCTCCACCGGACCCAGAAGCTGAACCTCTTGCGGCTGTTGGTGCTTCTCACTGTGGTGCTGGCGGCCATCAAGTATTTCTTCAGGGACAG CTTCTCCCTGAATCAATACAAGGGATCCAGCCAGGAGAGCAGCTTTTGGGGCAAGGCCGGCGACCTCAAGCACTCCGCAGAGTCTCAGGGCCAGTCCTTGGGTATCCCGGATGTCAAGGTTGTGGCAGCCGCCGCCCCTGCGAGGCAGGACGCCAAGAAAAAggccctccaggatttcagcttGATGCAGTTGCGGTTGGTCCATCTGGACCTCAAGGGAGCGGCTCCAAAAGTATCCTACCTGGAGCAG ATCTTCCCGCTTTTCTCCAAGCTGGGTGCCAACGGCATCCTGATCGAATACGAAGACATGTTTCCTTTCAAGGGAGACCTCGAGATCCTCAAGTCTCCGTACGCTTACAG CGAAGAAGACATTGAGAAAATCCAGGAGTTGGCAGCGCTCAACAAACTGGAGCTGATCCCTTTAGTGCAGACCTTTGGCCACGTAGAG TTCATCCTGAAGCATGACAAATACCGGCACCTCCGGGAGGTGGAGCGCTTCCCCAACAGCTTCAACCCCCACGTCCAGGAAACAATAACCGTCGTGAAGTCTGTGCTGACCCAAGTCCTGAGCAAGCACCCACAGGCCAACTGGGTGCATATTGGGGCAGATGAG GTCTTCCATCTAGGGGAAGGGATGGACTCCAAGAACTGGATGAGTCGCAACGCCGGCAACATGGGCAAGATGTACCTGAACCACATCCGGGATGTGGTCAGCTTCATCACTGGCCAGTGGGGTCTGCATACCCTCCTCTGGGATGATATGCTGCGGAAGGTTGACATGGCAGCCATTCAAG ACTCTGGCATTGCCAAACACGCTTCTCCTGTATTGTGGTTTTACGCCCCGGACTTTGATACGCAGCAAATAG GAAAATACATTGCCAAGTATGCAGAGTGTGGCTTCAAGACCATCTGGTTCGCCAGCGCCTTCAAGGGCACAACGGGCCCCGCTCAGGCTTGGACACCCTTAAACAACCACCTGCAGAATCACCTGAGGTGGctgaaggtcatccagtccatgTCGAAGACGCCCTCCATCCGGTTCCAGGGCATCGTCCTCACCGGGTGGCAAAG GTATGATCACTATTCAGCTCTGTGTGAGCTCCTGCCTGTGGGGATCCCTTCGCTGGCTGTGTGTCTGCAGACTTTGGTGAATG GgggatttacagaagctaccAAGAAGAAGGTTCTGTCCATGCTTGGCTTCGAGAACATGCAGTTGGAGAAGAGCATATG TGATGGCAATGGGGCATTTCCAGGTTCTGATATCTACCGTATGGTGGAACAGGTCACGGGGCAGCTAAGAGACTCCGTTATCAAAGTCCTGGAAGAAGAGAG CTCTGTCAAGGGATGGTTCAGTCCTTACCATCGGAAGCACCAGTTTGGAAACCCTCGTAACCTGGAGAGCTTTGGTAGCAAAGTTCTCAA agtcCACGAGGACTGGGAGAGCTTCGTCCAGAGCTTCCGCTCCCGCATGGAGAGCATCTACTTCCCAGACACGGTGGAGGAATGGATGGAGGAGAACGTCAACCCCTACCTGGACCGGTTGCGCGAGTTTGTCCGGGACTTCAGGGAAGTCATCCGCCTCAACGCCCGGCCCAAGACCCAGTAG
- the LOC114584444 gene encoding hexosaminidase D-like isoform X2, translating into MALHRTQKLNLLRLLVLLTVVLAAIKYFFRDSFSLNQYKGSSQESSFWGKAGDLKHSAESQGQSLGIPDVKVVAAAAPARQDAKKKALQDFSLMQLRLVHLDLKGAAPKVSYLEQIFPLFSKLGANGILIEYEDMFPFKGDLEILKSPYAYSEEDIEKIQELAALNKLELIPLVQTFGHVEFILKHDKYRHLREVERFPNSFNPHVQETITVVKSVLTQVLSKHPQANWVHIGADEVFHLGEGMDSKNWMSRNAGNMGKMYLNHIRDVVSFITGQWGLHTLLWDDMLRKVDMAAIQDSGIAKHASPVLWFYAPDFDTQQIGKYIAKYAECGFKTIWFASAFKGTTGPAQAWTPLNNHLQNHLRWLKVIQSMSKTPSIRFQGIVLTGWQRYDHYSALCELLPVGIPSLAVCLQTLVNGGFTEATKKKVLSMLGFENMQLEKSICDGNGAFPGSDIYRMVEQVTGQLRDSVIKVLEEESSVKGWFSPYHRKHQFGNPRNLESFGSKVLKLPSG; encoded by the exons ATGGCGCTCCACCGGACCCAGAAGCTGAACCTCTTGCGGCTGTTGGTGCTTCTCACTGTGGTGCTGGCGGCCATCAAGTATTTCTTCAGGGACAG CTTCTCCCTGAATCAATACAAGGGATCCAGCCAGGAGAGCAGCTTTTGGGGCAAGGCCGGCGACCTCAAGCACTCCGCAGAGTCTCAGGGCCAGTCCTTGGGTATCCCGGATGTCAAGGTTGTGGCAGCCGCCGCCCCTGCGAGGCAGGACGCCAAGAAAAAggccctccaggatttcagcttGATGCAGTTGCGGTTGGTCCATCTGGACCTCAAGGGAGCGGCTCCAAAAGTATCCTACCTGGAGCAG ATCTTCCCGCTTTTCTCCAAGCTGGGTGCCAACGGCATCCTGATCGAATACGAAGACATGTTTCCTTTCAAGGGAGACCTCGAGATCCTCAAGTCTCCGTACGCTTACAG CGAAGAAGACATTGAGAAAATCCAGGAGTTGGCAGCGCTCAACAAACTGGAGCTGATCCCTTTAGTGCAGACCTTTGGCCACGTAGAG TTCATCCTGAAGCATGACAAATACCGGCACCTCCGGGAGGTGGAGCGCTTCCCCAACAGCTTCAACCCCCACGTCCAGGAAACAATAACCGTCGTGAAGTCTGTGCTGACCCAAGTCCTGAGCAAGCACCCACAGGCCAACTGGGTGCATATTGGGGCAGATGAG GTCTTCCATCTAGGGGAAGGGATGGACTCCAAGAACTGGATGAGTCGCAACGCCGGCAACATGGGCAAGATGTACCTGAACCACATCCGGGATGTGGTCAGCTTCATCACTGGCCAGTGGGGTCTGCATACCCTCCTCTGGGATGATATGCTGCGGAAGGTTGACATGGCAGCCATTCAAG ACTCTGGCATTGCCAAACACGCTTCTCCTGTATTGTGGTTTTACGCCCCGGACTTTGATACGCAGCAAATAG GAAAATACATTGCCAAGTATGCAGAGTGTGGCTTCAAGACCATCTGGTTCGCCAGCGCCTTCAAGGGCACAACGGGCCCCGCTCAGGCTTGGACACCCTTAAACAACCACCTGCAGAATCACCTGAGGTGGctgaaggtcatccagtccatgTCGAAGACGCCCTCCATCCGGTTCCAGGGCATCGTCCTCACCGGGTGGCAAAG GTATGATCACTATTCAGCTCTGTGTGAGCTCCTGCCTGTGGGGATCCCTTCGCTGGCTGTGTGTCTGCAGACTTTGGTGAATG GgggatttacagaagctaccAAGAAGAAGGTTCTGTCCATGCTTGGCTTCGAGAACATGCAGTTGGAGAAGAGCATATG TGATGGCAATGGGGCATTTCCAGGTTCTGATATCTACCGTATGGTGGAACAGGTCACGGGGCAGCTAAGAGACTCCGTTATCAAAGTCCTGGAAGAAGAGAG CTCTGTCAAGGGATGGTTCAGTCCTTACCATCGGAAGCACCAGTTTGGAAACCCTCGTAACCTGGAGAGCTTTGGTAGCAAAGTTCTCAA GCTGCCTTCTGGATAA